A window of the Bacteroidia bacterium genome harbors these coding sequences:
- the rfbC gene encoding dTDP-4-dehydrorhamnose 3,5-epimerase gives MPFEIQKAPIDGLVILKPAVFKDARGYFKETYQKKDLYNAGIQEDFVQDNLSFSQYKALRGLHFQCPPHGQGKLVSVLLGTVKDVVVDIRKSSPTYGKYFEIILSDENHYLFYIPPGFAHGFVVLSPQCIFSYKCTNYFNKSSEGGLLWNDPNLNINWEIEEPIISEKDTVYPTFESFTSPFE, from the coding sequence ATGCCGTTTGAAATACAAAAAGCACCGATAGACGGTTTAGTGATTCTAAAGCCAGCCGTTTTTAAAGATGCAAGAGGTTATTTTAAAGAAACTTATCAAAAAAAAGACCTCTATAATGCAGGGATTCAGGAAGATTTTGTGCAGGATAATCTTTCTTTTTCTCAATACAAAGCATTACGCGGACTTCACTTTCAGTGCCCGCCTCATGGACAAGGAAAACTTGTTTCTGTGTTACTTGGCACTGTTAAAGATGTAGTTGTAGATATTCGAAAATCATCACCAACCTATGGAAAATACTTTGAGATAATTTTAAGCGATGAAAATCATTATCTATTTTATATTCCCCCGGGTTTTGCTCATGGATTTGTTGTGTTATCACCTCAATGTATTTTTTCCTATAAATGTACCAATTATTTCAATAAATCTTCTGAGGGTGGGCTTCTCTGGAATGACCCGAACCTTAATATTAACTGGGAAATAGAAGAACCTATTATTTCCGAAAAAGATACAGTTTATCCTACATTTGAAAGTTTTACTTCCCCTTTTGAGTAA
- a CDS encoding SDR family oxidoreductase has product MKKTVLITGGAGFLGSHLCERMLKEGFKVIAMDNLITGSITNIEHLYGNPDFTFVHYDVTNYVHVPGELHYILHFASPASPVDYLQLPIQTLKVGSLGTHKVLGLAKVKGARVLIASTSEVYGDPLEHPQRESYWGNVNPIGYRGVYDEAKRFMEAMTMAYHRYHKLETRIVRIFNTYGPRMRLHDGRALPSFVGQALRGENLTVFGDGSQTRSFCYVDDLIEGIFRLLMSDISEPVNIGNPEEVTILQFAEEVLKHIKTNSCIEFKPLPQDDPKVRKPDISRAKELLGWEPTISRSVGLKKTIDFFTRNTNAV; this is encoded by the coding sequence ATGAAAAAAACTGTTTTAATCACCGGTGGCGCAGGCTTTTTAGGCTCACATTTGTGTGAAAGAATGCTGAAAGAAGGATTTAAGGTAATAGCTATGGACAATCTTATTACCGGATCCATCACCAATATAGAGCACTTATACGGGAATCCTGATTTTACTTTCGTCCATTATGATGTTACAAACTACGTTCACGTCCCTGGAGAATTACACTATATCCTACATTTTGCTTCACCTGCAAGCCCGGTAGATTATTTGCAACTGCCTATCCAGACCCTAAAAGTAGGTTCCTTAGGCACCCATAAAGTATTAGGCTTAGCAAAAGTAAAAGGAGCAAGAGTTTTAATAGCCTCAACATCAGAAGTTTATGGAGATCCATTAGAGCATCCTCAAAGAGAATCTTACTGGGGAAACGTAAATCCTATCGGCTATCGAGGTGTTTATGATGAAGCCAAACGCTTTATGGAAGCCATGACAATGGCTTATCATCGCTACCATAAATTAGAAACAAGAATAGTTCGAATCTTTAATACCTATGGTCCCAGAATGAGACTTCATGACGGCAGGGCATTACCCTCATTCGTTGGACAAGCATTGCGCGGAGAAAATCTTACTGTATTTGGAGACGGATCCCAAACACGCAGTTTTTGCTATGTTGATGATTTAATAGAAGGAATTTTTCGGTTACTGATGAGTGATATTTCAGAGCCTGTAAACATCGGAAACCCAGAAGAAGTAACTATTCTGCAATTTGCCGAAGAAGTTTTAAAACATATCAAAACGAATAGCTGTATAGAATTTAAGCCGCTTCCTCAAGATGATCCTAAGGTTAGAAAACCGGATATTTCCAGAGCTAAAGAATTACTTGGCTGGGAACCCACAATAAGCCGCTCCGTAGGATTAAAGAAAACCATAGATTTTTTTACCCGTAATACCAATGCCGTTTGA